One Massilia sp. 9096 genomic window carries:
- a CDS encoding IS1595 family transposase, with product MQRPTFSELFTLLSGATLSSSELAQLRAWIAGIRDPSECLALVEAAAAGRPCPHCSGMRLHRCGRASGLQRFRCLGCARSFNALTGTPLARLRKRERWLPYLQCMLESRTVRQAARDTGVHRTTSFRWRHRFGPGAAHHRPSMLSAIVEADETYRLESQKGARQLTRPPRRRGGVASRRGINREHDCLLVVRDRNGLTLDFHTGRGPVTAAQLRSRLTPVLSPDVLLISDSAAAYARFAAETGITHAPVNLRAGRRARGAIHLQNVNGWHSRFKSWLMRFKGVASRYLANYSGWQRLLDAHELKTPAQWLCAAVRQAQPR from the coding sequence ATGCAAAGGCCCACCTTCAGCGAATTGTTCACCCTGCTTTCTGGCGCAACATTGTCCAGCAGCGAGCTGGCGCAATTGCGCGCCTGGATCGCCGGCATCCGCGACCCGTCCGAGTGCCTGGCGCTGGTCGAAGCGGCCGCGGCAGGCCGGCCCTGTCCGCATTGCAGCGGTATGCGGCTGCACCGCTGCGGCCGCGCCAGCGGCTTGCAACGGTTTCGCTGCCTCGGCTGTGCCCGCTCTTTCAATGCCCTGACCGGCACACCGCTGGCGCGGCTGCGCAAGCGCGAGCGCTGGCTGCCCTATCTTCAGTGCATGCTCGAGTCGCGTACCGTACGCCAGGCCGCGCGCGACACCGGCGTGCACCGAACCACGAGTTTTCGCTGGCGCCACCGGTTCGGACCGGGCGCCGCGCACCATCGGCCGTCGATGTTGTCGGCGATCGTCGAAGCCGACGAAACCTATCGCCTCGAATCGCAAAAGGGCGCGCGGCAGTTGACGCGACCGCCCCGGCGACGCGGCGGCGTGGCCAGCCGGCGCGGCATCAACCGCGAGCACGACTGCCTGCTGGTGGTGCGCGATCGCAACGGCCTGACGCTGGATTTTCATACCGGCCGCGGTCCCGTGACGGCAGCACAATTGCGCTCGCGCCTGACACCCGTGCTTTCTCCAGACGTGCTCTTGATCAGCGACAGTGCAGCGGCGTATGCCCGCTTCGCCGCCGAGACCGGGATCACGCACGCGCCCGTCAACCTGCGCGCGGGCCGGCGTGCACGCGGCGCGATCCATCTCCAGAACGTCAATGGTTGGCACAGCCGTTTCAAAAGCTGGCTGATGCGCTTCAAGGGTGTCGCCAGCCGTTACCTGGCGAACTATTCCGGCTGGCAGCGGTTACTCGATGCACATGAGTTGAAGACACCTGCGCAATGGCTGTGTGCTGCGGTACGTCAAGCTCAGCCAAGGTAG
- a CDS encoding efflux RND transporter permease subunit, translating into MSKFFINRPIFAIVLALLIMLAGGLSIFKLPVEQFPPVAPPSVQISASYAGASAETMQNTVVQVIEQQMSGIDNLLYLSSTSDDTGQSTTTLTFSTGTNSDIAQVQVQNKLQLAMPLLPTQVQQSGVRVTKSTSDFLMVVGFVSRDHSMSKYDIADFVASKIQDPISRLNGVGNLNVFGTQYAMRIWLDLSKLNEYQLNPTDVTAALTAQNVQISAGQLGGPPASNAQQLAATITESTLLRTPEDFGNVVLKSQQSGGQVLLKDVARIVRGAENYQTDNRYNGQPASGLGVQLAPGANALNTADEVRKRLGELKSLFPPGLEVVYPNDVTPFIKVSIEEVVKTLIEGIVLVVLVMYLFMQNIRATLIPSITVPVVLLGTFGLMAALGFTINTLSMFGLVLAIGLLVDDAIVVVENVERIMREEKLEAREATIKAMDQIGTALVGVAMVLCAVFVPVAFAPGTVGAIYREFALTIVASMLLSVFVALSLTPALCATILRHSEEHKTGFFGWFNRGFESTREHYVRYSKAVANRMVLWLAVFAALVAVTVFLFLRLPTSFLPNEDQGFLYVQVQSPAGTSQARTGQVLDDISNYLLREEKSMVTAAFSVNGVSNAGRGQNQGRMFVQLKPWDERKDDDLSVEALQKRLTKRFGTHNQALIFATSPPPIRGLGSAAGFDFELEDRGGLGHDALARAREQMLNGARHHSVLAQVRYNGVTDSPGFKVDVDRQKASVFGVNPSDIDQSFSVAWGSRYVNNFLDTDNRIKKVYVQADAPYRMNPGDLDRLFVRGANNTMVPFTAVTSSHWITAPSQLQRYNGVEAMELQGQGAPGQSSGQAMDAMEELAKQLPKGIGFEWTGTSLQQQQSSSQAPLLYALSIVVVFLSLAALYESWSIPFAVILVVPIGILGAVAATMLRGLTNDVYFQVGLLVTIGLSAKNAILVDEFAHARQGEGVSALDAALEAAHMRIRPIVMTSMAFVLGVLPLAISRGAGAQSQHAIGTGVIGGMLAATFLATLMIPMFYIAVDKVLGRHKKDKKPGPQDKNDPGAPDPAPADAAVAK; encoded by the coding sequence ATGTCCAAGTTCTTCATCAATCGTCCGATCTTTGCGATCGTGCTCGCGCTGCTGATCATGCTGGCAGGCGGGCTGTCGATCTTCAAATTGCCGGTCGAGCAGTTCCCGCCGGTCGCGCCGCCCTCGGTGCAGATCAGCGCGAGCTATGCCGGCGCCTCGGCCGAGACCATGCAGAACACGGTGGTGCAGGTGATCGAGCAGCAGATGAGCGGCATCGACAACCTGCTCTACCTGAGCTCGACCAGCGACGACACCGGCCAGTCGACCACCACGCTGACCTTCTCGACCGGCACCAACTCCGACATCGCCCAGGTCCAGGTGCAGAACAAACTGCAGCTGGCGATGCCGCTGCTGCCGACCCAGGTGCAGCAGTCCGGCGTGCGCGTGACCAAGTCGACCAGCGACTTCCTGATGGTGGTCGGCTTCGTCTCGCGCGACCACAGCATGAGCAAGTACGACATCGCCGACTTCGTCGCCTCCAAGATCCAGGATCCGATCAGCCGCCTGAACGGCGTCGGCAACCTGAACGTGTTCGGCACCCAGTACGCGATGCGCATCTGGCTCGACCTGTCGAAACTCAACGAATACCAGCTGAACCCGACCGACGTCACGGCCGCGCTGACGGCGCAGAACGTGCAGATCTCGGCCGGCCAGCTCGGCGGCCCGCCCGCGTCCAACGCGCAGCAGCTGGCCGCGACCATCACCGAATCGACGCTGCTGCGCACGCCCGAGGACTTCGGCAACGTGGTGCTCAAGTCGCAGCAGAGCGGCGGCCAGGTGCTGCTCAAGGACGTGGCGCGCATCGTGCGCGGCGCCGAGAACTACCAGACCGACAACCGCTACAACGGCCAGCCCGCCTCCGGCCTGGGCGTCCAGCTGGCGCCGGGCGCGAATGCCCTGAATACCGCGGACGAGGTGCGCAAGCGCCTGGGCGAACTGAAATCGCTGTTCCCGCCCGGCCTGGAAGTGGTCTACCCGAACGACGTCACGCCCTTCATCAAGGTTTCGATCGAGGAAGTGGTCAAGACGCTCATCGAAGGCATCGTGCTGGTCGTGCTGGTGATGTACCTGTTCATGCAGAACATCCGCGCCACCCTGATCCCGTCGATCACGGTGCCGGTGGTCCTGCTCGGCACCTTCGGCCTGATGGCGGCGCTCGGCTTCACGATCAACACGCTGTCGATGTTCGGCCTGGTGCTGGCGATCGGCCTGCTGGTCGACGACGCCATCGTGGTGGTCGAGAACGTCGAACGCATCATGCGCGAGGAAAAGCTGGAAGCGCGCGAGGCAACGATCAAGGCGATGGACCAGATCGGCACCGCGCTGGTCGGCGTGGCGATGGTGCTGTGTGCGGTGTTCGTGCCGGTCGCTTTCGCCCCGGGCACCGTGGGCGCGATCTACCGCGAGTTCGCGCTGACCATCGTGGCCTCGATGCTGCTGTCGGTGTTCGTCGCGCTGTCGCTCACACCGGCGCTGTGCGCGACCATCCTGCGCCATTCGGAAGAGCACAAGACCGGCTTTTTCGGCTGGTTCAACCGCGGCTTCGAGAGCACGCGCGAGCATTACGTGCGCTATTCGAAGGCGGTGGCCAACCGCATGGTGCTGTGGCTGGCGGTGTTCGCGGCGCTGGTCGCCGTGACCGTGTTCCTGTTCCTGCGCCTGCCGACTTCCTTCCTGCCCAACGAAGACCAGGGCTTCCTGTACGTGCAGGTGCAATCCCCGGCCGGCACCAGCCAGGCGCGCACGGGCCAGGTGCTGGACGACATCAGCAACTACCTGCTGCGCGAGGAAAAGTCGATGGTGACGGCCGCGTTCTCGGTCAACGGGGTCAGCAACGCCGGCCGCGGCCAAAACCAGGGCCGGATGTTCGTGCAGCTCAAACCGTGGGACGAGCGCAAGGACGACGACCTGAGCGTCGAGGCGCTGCAAAAGCGGCTCACGAAACGCTTCGGCACGCACAACCAGGCGCTCATCTTCGCCACCAGCCCTCCGCCGATCCGCGGCCTGGGCAGCGCAGCCGGCTTCGACTTCGAGCTCGAGGACCGCGGCGGCCTGGGTCACGACGCGCTCGCGCGCGCCCGCGAGCAGATGCTGAACGGCGCGCGCCACCACTCGGTCCTGGCGCAGGTGCGCTACAACGGCGTGACCGACAGCCCCGGATTTAAGGTGGACGTCGACCGCCAGAAGGCCAGCGTGTTCGGCGTCAACCCGTCCGACATCGACCAGTCCTTCTCGGTCGCCTGGGGTTCGCGCTACGTCAACAACTTCCTCGATACCGACAACCGCATCAAGAAGGTCTACGTGCAGGCCGACGCGCCCTATCGCATGAACCCGGGCGACCTGGATCGCCTGTTCGTCCGCGGCGCCAACAACACCATGGTGCCGTTCACCGCGGTGACCTCGAGCCACTGGATCACCGCGCCGTCGCAGTTGCAGCGCTACAACGGCGTCGAGGCGATGGAACTGCAGGGCCAGGGCGCGCCCGGCCAGAGCTCGGGCCAGGCGATGGACGCGATGGAAGAACTGGCCAAGCAGCTGCCGAAAGGGATCGGCTTCGAGTGGACCGGCACCTCGCTGCAGCAGCAGCAATCGAGCAGCCAGGCGCCGCTGCTGTATGCGCTGTCGATCGTGGTGGTGTTCCTGAGCCTGGCCGCGCTGTACGAAAGCTGGTCGATTCCGTTCGCCGTCATCCTGGTCGTGCCGATCGGCATACTGGGCGCGGTCGCGGCCACCATGCTGCGCGGCCTGACCAACGACGTTTACTTCCAGGTCGGCCTGCTGGTGACGATCGGCCTGTCGGCCAAGAACGCGATCCTGGTCGACGAATTCGCGCACGCGCGCCAGGGCGAGGGCGTATCCGCGCTGGACGCAGCCCTGGAAGCCGCGCACATGCGGATCCGCCCGATCGTGATGACCTCGATGGCCTTCGTGCTGGGCGTGCTGCCGCTGGCGATCTCGCGCGGCGCCGGCGCGCAAAGCCAGCATGCGATCGGCACCGGCGTCATCGGCGGCATGCTGGCGGCCACGTTTCTCGCGACCTTGATGATTCCGATGTTTTATATCGCGGTGGACAAGGTGCTCGGGCGGCACAAGAAGGACAAGAAGCCGGGGCCGCAGGACAAGAATGACCCCGGCGCGCCCGATCCGGCGCCGGCCGATGCGGCGGTGGCGAAATAG
- a CDS encoding IS1595 family transposase — protein MQRPTFSELFALLSGATLSSSELAQLRAWIAGIRDPTECLALVEAAAAGRPCPHCSAVRLHRCGRASGLQRFRCLGCARSFNALTGTPLARLRKRERWLPYLQCMLESRTVRQAARDTGVHRTTSFRWRHRFGPGAAHHRPSMLSAIVEADETYRLESQKGARQLTRPPRRRGGVASRRGINREHDCLLVVRDRNGLTLDFHTGRGPVTAAQLRSRLTPVLSPDVLLISDSAAAYARFAAETGITHAPVNLRAGRRARGAIHLQNVNGWHSRFKNWLMRFKGVASRYLANYSGWQRLLDAHELKTPRNGCVLRYVKLSQGRLKRRLNANTAFFMAVFALVK, from the coding sequence ATGCAACGGCCCACCTTCAGCGAATTGTTCGCCCTGCTTTCTGGCGCAACATTGTCCAGCAGCGAGCTGGCGCAATTGCGCGCCTGGATCGCCGGCATCCGCGACCCGACCGAGTGCCTGGCGCTGGTCGAAGCGGCCGCGGCAGGCCGGCCCTGTCCGCATTGCAGCGCTGTGCGGCTGCACCGCTGCGGCCGCGCCAGCGGCTTGCAACGGTTTCGCTGCCTCGGCTGTGCCCGCTCTTTCAATGCCCTGACCGGCACACCGCTGGCGCGGCTGCGCAAGCGCGAGCGCTGGCTGCCCTATCTTCAGTGCATGCTCGAGTCGCGTACCGTACGCCAGGCCGCGCGCGACACGGGCGTGCACCGAACCACGAGTTTTCGCTGGCGCCACCGGTTCGGACCGGGCGCCGCGCACCATCGGCCGTCGATGTTGTCGGCGATCGTCGAAGCCGACGAAACCTATCGCCTCGAATCGCAAAAGGGCGCGCGGCAGTTGACGCGACCGCCCCGGCGACGCGGCGGCGTGGCCAGCCGGCGCGGCATCAACCGCGAGCACGACTGCCTGCTGGTGGTGCGCGATCGCAACGGCCTGACGCTGGATTTTCATACCGGCCGCGGTCCCGTGACGGCAGCACAATTGCGCTCGCGCCTGACACCCGTGCTTTCTCCAGACGTGCTCTTGATCAGCGACAGCGCAGCGGCGTATGCCCGCTTCGCCGCAGAGACCGGGATCACGCACGCGCCCGTCAACCTGCGCGCGGGCCGGCGTGCACGCGGCGCGATCCATCTCCAGAACGTCAATGGCTGGCACAGCCGTTTCAAAAATTGGCTGATGCGCTTCAAAGGTGTTGCCAGCCGTTACCTGGCGAACTATTCTGGGTGGCAGCGGCTACTCGATGCACACGAGTTGAAGACACCTCGCAATGGCTGTGTGCTGCGGTACGTCAAGCTCAGTCAAGGTAGGCTAAAACGTCGACTTAACGCGAACACAGCCTTTTTTATGGCTGTGTTCGCGTTAGTTAAGTGA
- a CDS encoding NAD(P)-dependent oxidoreductase → MACAALRAALRARGIAGLIASTPTRQKEEFHMTIAFIGLGAMGHNMAANLLRSGQPVHVWNRNPAPVQALAEKGAKPAASAAECGIADIVFTMLADDKATREVMIDGGVLDAMAPGSIHVNMATVSVAFAREMAALHQQKGIGYVAAPVLGRVDVAEAGKLNILAGGSDELIARVQPLFDLIGQKTWRFGNEPEQANAIKLACNLMLACAIEATGEGTALARAHGIPAESFIDLITNTLFAGSPVYKGYGGMIAQQRYSPPGFKLTLGQKDVRLAVEAGQGTNLPLAFGDALQGLFKEAVDHGDVDLDLAALGKNAARRGGLD, encoded by the coding sequence ATGGCGTGCGCAGCCCTGCGTGCTGCCCTGCGCGCGCGCGGGATTGCTGGTCTAATAGCGTCCACGCCAACAAGACAGAAGGAGGAGTTTCACATGACTATCGCATTCATCGGCCTGGGCGCCATGGGCCACAACATGGCCGCCAACCTGCTGCGCTCCGGCCAGCCGGTCCACGTCTGGAACCGCAATCCGGCGCCCGTGCAGGCGCTGGCCGAGAAGGGCGCCAAGCCGGCCGCCAGCGCCGCCGAATGCGGCATCGCCGACATCGTATTCACCATGCTGGCCGACGACAAGGCCACGCGCGAGGTGATGATCGACGGCGGCGTGCTGGACGCGATGGCGCCCGGCAGCATCCACGTCAACATGGCCACCGTCTCGGTCGCGTTCGCGCGCGAGATGGCCGCGCTGCACCAGCAAAAGGGCATCGGCTACGTGGCGGCGCCGGTGCTGGGCCGGGTCGACGTCGCCGAGGCGGGCAAGCTGAACATCCTGGCCGGCGGCAGCGACGAGCTGATCGCGCGCGTGCAGCCTTTGTTCGACCTGATCGGCCAGAAGACCTGGCGCTTCGGGAACGAACCGGAGCAGGCCAACGCGATCAAGCTGGCCTGCAACCTGATGCTGGCCTGCGCGATCGAAGCCACCGGCGAAGGCACCGCGCTCGCGCGCGCGCATGGCATCCCGGCCGAGAGCTTCATCGACCTGATCACCAACACCTTGTTCGCCGGCTCGCCGGTTTATAAAGGCTATGGCGGCATGATCGCGCAGCAGCGCTACAGCCCGCCGGGCTTCAAGCTGACGCTGGGCCAGAAGGATGTGCGCCTGGCGGTGGAAGCGGGGCAGGGCACGAACCTGCCGCTGGCCTTCGGCGATGCGCTGCAGGGCCTGTTCAAGGAAGCGGTCGACCATGGCGACGTCGACCTCGACCTGGCGGCGCTGGGGAAGAACGCGGCGCGCCGCGGCGGCCTGGATTGA